One Stenotrophomonas maltophilia DNA window includes the following coding sequences:
- a CDS encoding helix-turn-helix domain-containing protein, with amino-acid sequence MMNKAEIPPSKRLLRDDALDWFERNDGPPVVAFRFDSPQGLVREVDWHHHQRAQLICVERGLLTTRTSHGTWSLAPGSAGWMPPLEPHTVTLDGPLRGWGMALAAPACATLPADPCVLGLSKLAQALADRICEWPLGYDTTPERQHIIEVLLDEIRTAPRQRMHLPMPHDRRLLKIASQLLADPSDERSLAEWAHWAGLSPRSLTRHFRDETTLSFAQWRQQARLSEALRQLTEGRSVADIAHALGFSSASAFVTVFRRHFGLPPGRYLARAGHGLETGLDPARGLASPAASG; translated from the coding sequence ATGATGAACAAGGCAGAAATTCCCCCTTCCAAGCGCCTGCTCAGGGATGACGCACTGGATTGGTTCGAGCGCAATGACGGGCCACCGGTTGTCGCCTTCCGCTTCGACAGCCCGCAGGGATTGGTCCGAGAAGTGGACTGGCATCATCACCAGCGCGCGCAGTTGATCTGCGTGGAGCGCGGCCTGTTGACCACCCGCACCTCGCACGGCACCTGGTCACTGGCGCCGGGCTCGGCCGGCTGGATGCCGCCGCTGGAGCCGCATACGGTGACCCTGGATGGTCCGCTGCGCGGTTGGGGCATGGCACTGGCCGCGCCGGCCTGCGCCACCCTGCCCGCCGATCCCTGCGTACTGGGCCTGTCCAAGCTGGCGCAGGCGCTGGCCGACCGCATCTGCGAATGGCCGCTGGGCTATGACACCACGCCCGAGCGCCAGCACATCATCGAGGTGCTGCTGGACGAGATCCGCACCGCGCCGCGCCAGCGCATGCACCTGCCGATGCCGCACGACCGGCGCCTGCTGAAGATCGCCTCGCAGCTGCTGGCCGACCCGTCCGACGAGCGCAGCCTGGCCGAATGGGCGCATTGGGCTGGCCTCTCGCCGCGCAGCCTGACCCGTCATTTCCGCGACGAGACCACCCTCAGCTTCGCCCAGTGGCGGCAGCAGGCCCGCCTGTCCGAGGCCCTGCGCCAGCTGACCGAAGGCCGCAGCGTGGCCGATATCGCCCATGCACTGGGTTTCAGCAGCGCCAGCGCCTTCGTCACCGTGTTCCGCCGCCACTTCGGGCTGCCGCCGGGGCGCTACCTGGCACGGGCCGGGCATGGCCTGGAAACCGGCCTGGACCCTGCACGTGGCTTGGCATCCCCCGCCGCATCCGGATAA
- the emrR gene encoding multidrug efflux system transcriptional regulator EmrR: MICPATTPPSFGLLLRQVRDGLVRQLDASMAEEDLGIGFTHYIGLKVLSNMAPCTANELAQAIDQVPSAVTRLLDKLEALGCVRREPHAQDRRALQIVLTDEGRALWARLKLRGDAVMDYALRDLSADERTLLLSLLTRIRDSLTTP, encoded by the coding sequence ATGATCTGTCCTGCAACCACTCCCCCCAGCTTCGGCCTGCTGCTGCGCCAGGTGCGCGACGGCCTGGTCCGCCAGCTCGATGCGTCCATGGCCGAAGAAGATCTGGGTATCGGCTTCACCCATTACATCGGGCTGAAGGTGCTTTCGAACATGGCCCCGTGTACCGCCAACGAACTGGCCCAGGCCATCGACCAGGTGCCCAGCGCGGTGACCCGCCTGCTGGACAAGCTGGAAGCGCTGGGCTGCGTGCGCCGCGAGCCACATGCACAGGACCGGCGTGCGCTGCAGATCGTGCTGACCGATGAAGGTCGCGCGCTGTGGGCACGGCTGAAGCTGCGCGGCGACGCGGTGATGGATTACGCCCTACGCGATCTTTCCGCCGATGAGCGCACGCTGCTGCTGTCCCTCCTTACCCGAATCCGCGATTCACTGACGACCCCATGA